Below is a genomic region from Deinococcus koreensis.
CCACACCTTGTCGCGGGTGAGGTCGTCCTCCACGATGAAGCGGTCTTTCGGGCTGCGCCCCGCCTTGTTGGTGCGAACGGTGAGCGGCCCGGTCGCGGCGCGCACCCCCTCGCCCAGACGGACAGCGTCGGCATACAGCTGGTCGACACCGGGATTGAGGTGGATGGTGGCGGATTCAATGCCCAGGTCGGCAAGCGGGTTGCTGGCGGTCAGGCTCATGGGAAGCACTCCTTCATTGGTGCGGGCATGGACACCCGGCATGGCGCGGCGAAGCGGTGTACTGCGTGGCTTACTGGCCTGCATTGTCCATAAGGAAGCGCTTCCAGCCAAACGAGAGTTTGTTACGCTCCTGGGAACAACAGCGCCCCGCAGTGAGGCGGAGAGGGGGGAAGCGGGCGCCGCGACCGTCCGATCACGGCCGCTCCCCTGCCTGCTGAAAGTGACGTCCCAGACAAAGCGGTTCCGCACGTTGCCCATTCGCGGACTACTCCCTCAAAGGCCAGCTCACGCCGGAACCCGGAGGCTCTCCTGCCTCGCCCGACGTCCAGCATGGCCGAACAAATGGGGAGTGCGCCACCACCGCAAAACGAGACCGGGGAGCCTTTGACCGGCTCCCCGTCGCTGCCACACCGCTCAGTGACCGCTCAGTTGATGGGCGTCTGGTTCTGGCCGCCGGGCTTGCCGCCGGCGTCGTTGGCCGTGTTCTTCGGGCTGTCTTCCTTGCTCCCGTTGGACTCGCCCTTCGGAGTGGCCTGCGGGGGCGACGCGCCGTAGGAGCTGCCGGTCTGGCCCGCGGCGGTGGCGGCCGGCGACGCTTTGGGTTCCTCCAGCCGCTCCATCCACACGGAGCCGACGATGTTGCGGATGTTGCGTCCCGCCCGGCGCAGCGTCTCGGCCGCTTCCGGGCTCACGCCGCCCACGGCCGACAGGATGCCCTGCCTCGCGGCGGGAACGCGGGCCAGCACCACAGCGCCGCCGCCCAGCAGCGCGACCGTCAGGAGCCCGCCACCCAGGCCACCGCGCCCGCCCCGGCGGTCATCCCGGCGGGCCAGACGCGCCTGCTTCTCCAGCAGCTTCAGCTCGCGCCCCAGGTCTTTCTGCAGGCCCGCCACCTTGCGGTCGATGGCCTTTTCCAGTTTCCGGGGCTGCCACTCCTTGCGGGCCGAGCGCAGTTCGCGTTCAGCGCTCCTCCGGGCCCGGCCCAGCAGCTTCTCGGCCTGACGCCGCCGGCCTTCCAGCGTGTCGGCGCTCTCGCCCAGCACGTCCTGAACGCGGTCTTTGACCTCGGCCAGCAGGCCCAGCCCGGCGCCCTGGGCCTGAACCAGCGCGGGCTTGACCACCTCGTCCAGGGTCTCGCCGGCCGACTTCCGGGCGCCGATCAGGGCGCGGCGGGCGTGTTCGGACTGCGCGCCACCGATCTCCTGCGCTTCCCCTCGCAGCGTGGCGGCCCGTTCCTGGGCCGACTGGGCCAGCTCCCCGGCGGCCGAGCGGGCGCTGCTCAGCAGCGACTGGGCGCGGGCCGGGGTCTCTTCCCGCAGGGTATCCAGGGTCGAGGCCCCACGCGCCGCCGCCTCGTGCGCCAGCTCCTGCGCCTGGGTGGCGGCCTGGGCGAGCGCCGGCCTGACCCGCTCGTCCAGGGCCACGCCGGCCCCCTGCCAGACCTGCCGGGTGCCGCTCACGAGGCCCCACCGGGTGTCCTTGTTCAGCGCCAGGGCCGCCAGGCCGCCCAGCAGCACGAGACTGCGCTTGCTCACGCCAGCCATTGAAGTGTTGGTCATCAGATGCTCCTTTTGGGGCTGCCTGCCCCCGGCGGTGCCGGTGGCCCGGCGGTCGGCTCCACTCCACCTCCGCCCTCCAGGCCCTCCAGTCACCGGCCACGTCCGGCAGGCAGCACGTCGCTGCATTCTCGGCGGCGCCGTGCTGGCAATCGTGGGGGGAATGTAACGGTCGATTCATACTCAAGGGCGGAACCGGTGCCGGCCCCCCCCGCGCAATCCGAGATACGCTCCAGATGGGCCCACGCACAGGCATTACACTCGGAGGCGTGACCCGTAAGGCCCGCGCCCCCCGCCCCCCTCAAGCTGCCGAACCACTTCCAGAGGCTGTCCTGGCCCCGGCCGCCGGCCCGCTGCTCAGCCGGCTGGAGGTGCGTTCCCTGGCGACCATCCGTGAACTGGCGCTGGACTTCAGCCCCGGATTCTCGGTGTTCACGGGCGAGACCGGCGCGGGCAAGAGCATCATCGTGGACGCGCTGGGCCTGCTGCTGGGGTCGCGGGCGAACACCGACCTGATCCGCAGCGGCGAGGAGCACCTGCTGGTCACGGGCTTCTGGGACGAGGAGGCCGCCAGCCGCAAGGTGAACGCCCAGGGCCGCAGCACCGCCCGCCTGGACGGCGAGGTGGTCAGCGTGCGCGAGCTGCAGGACTGGGCGCAGGCCCGGCTGACCATCCACTGGCAGCACAGCGCGGTGAGCCTGCTCAGCCCGGCCAACCAGCGGGCGCTGCTGGACAAGCAGCTGCCGGAACCGCTGGCGGCTTATGCCCAGGCCTACCGCCAGTGGCAGGAGGCCCGCGCCCGCCTGGACGCCCTGCGCGCCAGCGAGCGGGAACGGGCGCGGCAGCTCGACCTGCTGCAGTTCCAGGCCACCGAACTCGCCGAGATCTCGCCCCAGGCCGGCGAGGAGGAGCCCCTGCAGGCCGACCTGACCCGGCTGGCAAACTTGGACACCATCGCGCAGGGGGCGGCGGGGGCGCTGAGCCTGCTCGCCGACGCCGACGACAACGCCCTGGGCTACCTCAGCGAGGCGATCCGCTCGCTGAACGCCGGCGCCCGCTACGACCCGACCAGCGCCGAGCTGCAGCAGGAACTGCGGGCCGCCCAGGACAGCCTGCAGGCGGTGGTCGGCGAGCTGCGCGGCGTGGCCGAGGACAGCGCCCCGGACGGCGAGGAGCTGGCCCGCGTGGAGGCCCGCCTGAGCGCCCTGAGCCGCCTGAGGGCCAAGTACGGCCCGACCCTGGAGGACGTGCTGGCCTTCCAGGAACAGGTGAACGCGGAACTCGCCGCCCTGACCCGCGACGAGCAGGACGCCGGCAGTCTGGATCAGGAGGTGGAGCGGCTGCTCGACACGGTGGCGCGGCTGGGCGGGGCCCTCGACCGGGCACGCGAGCAGCGGGCCGGGCCGCTCGCCCGGCAGCTGATCGGGGTCATTCGCGAGCTGGGGATGCCGCACGCCCGCCTGGAATTCCGCCTGAGCGCGGCCCCCGAACCCACCGCGCACGGCCTGAGCGACGTGACCCTGCACTTCACGGCGAACCCCGGCGAGGAACTCGCCCCGCTCACCGAGGTCGCCTCGGGCGGTGAACTCTCACGCGTGATGCTCGCCATCAGCACCGTGCTGGGCGCCGATACCCCCGCCGTGGTCTTCGACGAGGTGGACGCCGGCATCGGGGGCTCGGCCGCCGTGGCCGTGGCCGAGCAGCTGCAGCGCCTGGCCCGCAGCCGTCAGGTCTTCGTGGTGACCCACCTGGCGCAGATCGCGGCGCGCGCCGACCAGCACTACCGGGTGGTGAAGAGCGTGGCGGACGGCCGCACGGTGAGCCGGGTCGAGCGCCTGAACGACGAGGAACGCCTGGCCGAAATCGCCCGGATGCTCAGCGGCAACACCTCGGACGCGGCCATCCAGCACGCCCGTGAGCTGCTGGCGACGGCAGCGGACGACCGCCGGGTGGACGCCGTCTAGTCCAGCGTCCACCGCTCCGCCGTCGAGCCGTCCCTTCTCCGTCCGAAGGTCGAAGTTCCCCGCAGCCGAGAGGAATGGGGGAGAGGGTGGGAACCGTTCCCCCCCACAGATAGTGCCCCTCACGACCCTGAGCTCCAATTCGAACGTGGGCCACCTCCAGACAGCACTCGTCCAGAAGGCCGCCTTCCACATGGGAGTTGTCTAAAGGCGCACTTCAGTCGGCGGTCAGACACACTGCCTAAGCTGACTCCATGAAGAGAAGTGTGTCGTCTGCAGCAGTCCTGACCGCCGGGCTGCTGAGCGGGTGTTCCATGACAGGCCCCGGTCAGCTGAAAGTCCACGAGGCCCTGCTGTATGGGGGCACCCAGGAGCGGGTGGTCTGGGTCTACGGCACGCTGGGTGGGAGCAGCAGCAGCCTGCGCCTGGGCGGGCAGACGGTGGAGCTGCGCGCGCAGGTGAGCGACCCGGTGGCCGTGCCCGGCACCCTCAGCGTGAACGGCAAGGCCACCTACCGCCTGCCGACCACGGCGATGGGCCCGAAGATCGCGGTGACTTCCAGCGCGGCCGGCACCTTCGATGTCCGGGCCAGCGACAGCAGCGTCGCCGCGGTCTATTACACCGACGGCGCCCGCTGGACGAGGCTCGCGGGCGTGAATGGCCGGGTGGGCGGTCAGGCCGTGGCCGGTCTGGACGGTGCCGGGAACCTGAACGCCGCCGAGGCTACCGCCCTGAGCCGCGCCCTGCTGGGTCAGGGGCCGCTGGCCGTGGCGGTGCTGGCCGAGTCCAACCTGCCCGACGCGCCCCTGGCCGTCGAGCCGGCCGCCCAGGAATACCTGCGTACCGGGCTCTACATCCTGCCCAACGTGGTGTCCCTCCCGGTCGTTCCCGGCGCAGTGGTGCCCAGCCCTGGGCGGCCGGTGCCCCCCAAACCGGCCCCCGCTCCTGTGCCTACTCCCCCCACCCCCGGAGCCCGCGTGAACGTCACCGAACTTGCTAGTGGAACCCAGGCGTCCGTCCAGACCTTCGGCGTCCAGCTCGCCACCACCCAGGCCGAGGCCAGCGCCCTGTATGCCCGGGCCTACGGGCGGCAGACCGGCGTGCCCGAAGCGGCCCGGGTGGGCTCCTCGACCATCGTCGGGGTGTTCCTGGGACAGCGGGCGACCGGCGGCTACGGGATCAGGGTGCTGGGCGCCAGCGCCAGCGGCGGCGTGCTCACCCTGACGGTGCAGGTGCGCGCCCCGGCCCCCGGCGCCATCACCACCCAGGCGCTCACCAGCCCCTGGACGCTGGTGCGCGTGGACGGCGCCTTCACGCGCGTGAACGTCGTCGACGAGCGCGGCCAGCCCCTGCCGGCGGGCGTTCCGGGCGGTGGCGACGTCCGCTGAGCGTCACCGGAACCGTGCCCTCAAGGCTGGCCTGCGGGTCAGCCTTTTCTGCGCCGAACCGCACTGGAGCCGCGCGTGGCCGATGGGGAGGCGGCCCGCCAGCCCTCGACCGAGGGGCGCCCTGTCCCGCCCACCATCACCGCCAGACTGCCGGCCAGCAGCAGGGCCGACAGTTCCAGCCGGAGGGCCGGCAGGGCACCCGCCAGGGCCGACGTTCCGCCCACCAGCAGGGTGCTCAGGGCCAGCGCGCCGGCCAGCCCACGGGCGCCCAGCCCCAGGCCCAGCAGCAGCCCGCCCAGCAGTTCCAGCACCGCCGTGGTGGGCGCGGTCAACAGGGGCAGGGGCACGCCCGTGGCCTCGAACTGCCGGGTGACGGTCTGCAGCCCGGTCGTGAACAGCGTCTGCCAGCCGTGCCAGCAGAACGCGACTCCGACCGCGATCCGGATGATCGCCAGGGCCAGCTCGGGCTGCGGCTTCACGTCCGGAGTCTAGCGGCCCCCGGGCCAGAACGTGAGCAAATGTCCAATTGCGAGGCCAGGACTCCAGCGGGGCGGCTCAGTGGTAAGGAGCGGCAGGCGGAGGGGTGTTGAGGACAGTGATGCCCTCTGCACGGGGGCAGATCGGGGGGAGCTACGACGCGGCGTGGAGGTTCACCGTCCGGAGGTTGGACGGAGCCCGATACGCCCTGGGCTGGGGAGCCCCCTCGACCCCACGAAAAGAGGCGGCCCCACGTGGAGGCCGCCTCTGGATCAGACCTGGACTTACTTGGTGGGCACCTTGACCGCGCCGCTGATGATCTTGGCCTTGGCGGCCTCGACCTTCACGACCTGGGCGCTGGAGATCAGGGCCTTGTTGTACTGGTCGACCGCGTAGCCCACGCCGCCGTCCTTGAGCCCGAAGGTGCGCTGGCCGCCCTTGAACTTGTCGGCCTTGACGTCGTTGATCAGGGCGTACACGGCGTTGTCCACCCGCTTGAGCATGGAGGTCATGCCGTGGTTCAGCGTGGCGGCGTTGCCGTCGGTGTCGCCCAGGTAGTTCTGGTTGCTGTCCACGCCGATGAAGAACATCGGACGGGTGTTGCCGGCGCAGGCCGCCTTGTACTTGGCGCTCTTGGCGACGCTGGCGAAGTTGTTGCTGCCGAAGCTCACGCCCGAGGGCAGGTTGGCGGCCTTGAGGCACTGCGTCTGCTTGACGTAGTCGATCACGCCGTTGCCGCTCGCGCCGGCGGCCGCGAAGATGATGTCCGCGCCGCGCGTCCGCATGGAGCCGGCGATTTCCTTGGCCTTGCCGGGGTTGTTCCAGGCTTCAGGGGTGGTGCCGACGTACTGCGCGATGACGCGCGCCTTGGGGTTGGCGGCCTTCACGCCGGCCGTGTAGCCCGCCTCGAACTTGTGGATCAGGGGAATGTCCATGCCGCCCACGAAGCCCACGACGCCCGTCGAGGAGTTCATGCCGGCCAGGTAGCCCACCAGGTAGCTGCCCTCCTGCTCGCTGAAGGTCAGGCTGGCCACGTTCTTCTGGGGCGAGACGTCGTCGATCAGGCCGAAGAACAGATCCGGGTTTTCCTTGGCGACCTGGCTGATGGACGCGTTGTTCGCGAAGCCCACGCCGATGGTCAGGTCGAAGCCCTCGTTGGCGAAGCCGCGGATGCCCTGCACGACCTGGCTGGGGTCGCTGGGTTCGAAGTCCTTGACCTCGATGCCCAGGTTCTTCTTGGCGCGCAGCGAGCCCTCGTAGGCGCTCTGGTTGAAGCTCTTGTCGAACTTGCCGCCGGCGTCGTAGGCCATGCCGACGCGCAGGTTCTGGGCGGCGGCGAGGGTGGTGGTCATGGCGAGGGCCAGGGTCAGGAATTTCTTCATGGGTTTCCTCCGGGTGCTTTTGATGTGCGTTGCCTGAACAAGAGTATACGGAAACCGGCGGGTGTCTAGACCCCCGCGGGTACAGTCTGACCGGGTGTGCAGTGGGGCCTGGGGTCCAGCGCTGGGCGTGGCGCCCCAGACAGGCTAGCGTGCGCGTCTGACTGTGTTTTGACCCTGGCCACTTTCCGCCTGAATGCTAGGCTCGGCGCATGGCTCCGTCCGATTACGACCGCTATCTGGCCCTCAGCCGGGAGGTGGCGCAGCACAACCGCGCCTACCATGAACTGGACGCCCCGCTGATCCCCGACGCCGAATACGACGCGCTGGTGCGGGAGGTCAGGGCGCTGGAGGCCGGGCATCCCGACTGGGCCGGGCGGGCGGCGACCGAGCTGGGTGGCGAGGAGCCGGGCGGGGTCAGTCCCGCGCAGGCGGTGGGCGGCGCGCCCAGCACGGCCTTCCTGCCGGTCACCCACCCGACCCCCATGACCAGCCTGGACAACGTCTTTTCCGACGAGGAATTGGGCGAGTGGCGCGAGAAGCTGGCCCGCTCCCTGAACCTGCCCACCGACTGGGACGACTTCACCTTCACGGGCGAGCTGAAGATCGATGGCCTGAGCGTGAACCTGTATTACAAAGGCGGCGAACTGCAGTGGGCGGCCACGCGCGGCAACGGCGCGGTGGGCGAGCTGGTCACCGCCCAGGTGCTGACCGTGCCCGGCATTCCCACGACCCTGCCAGGCCACCGGGGCGAGCTGGAGGTGCGCGGCGAGGTCTACATGAGCCGCGCCGACTTCGCCGCCTACAACGCCCAGGCCGAGGAACTGGGCACGCCCCTGTTGAAGAATCCCCGCAACGGCGCGGCGGGCGCCCTGCGCCAGAAAGACCCGGAGGTCACGCGCTCGCGCAACCTCCGGGCCATCTTCTATCAGTTGGGCAGACGCGACGGCGTGCCGGTGAGCACCCAGTCGGGCGTGCTGGCCTGGCTGGGAGAGCAGGGCTTCCCGGTCAGCGCCTATTCCGAGACCCTGCGCGGGGTGGGCGCCGCCGCCGACTACCACGCCCGTATGATCGCCCGGCGCCAGAGCTTCGAGTTCGACGCCGACGGCACCGTGCTCAAGCTCGACCCGCTGGCCCTGCAGCAGGAGGCCGGCTTCACCAGCCGCGCGCCGCGCTGGGCCATCGCCTACAAGTTCCCGGTCGAGGAGGTCGAGACGGTGCTGGAGAGCATTTCCATCAACGTGGGCCGCACCGGCAAGCTGGCCCCGCTGGCCCACCTGCAGCCCCGGCTGATTGAGGGCAGCACGGTGAGCCGGGCGACCCTGCACAACGAGGATTTCATCCAGGGGCTCGATCTGCATATCGGCGACACCGTGGTGGTGCGCAAATCCGGCGGCGTGATCCCGCAGATCATGCGGGTGATCGTGGAGAAGCGGCCGGCGGGCGCCCAGCCCTACGCCTTCCCCACCGTCTGCCCCGAGTGCGGCCACGGCGCCGTCCGCACCGAGGGCGACGCCAACACCTACTGCCCCAACCCCGCCTGCCCCTCGCAGCAGTTCGAGCGCCTGCGCTACTTCGTGTCGCGCGGGGCCATGGACGTGCGCGGCATCGGCGAGAAGCTGATCGCCCAGTTGCTGGAGACCGGCCTGGCCCGCGACGCCGCCGACCTCTACGGGCTCACGGCCGAGCAGCTCTCTAACCTGGAGCGCGGCGGGGACAAGAAGGCGCAGAACATCCTGGGCCAGCTGGAGGCCAGCAAGACCCGGCCGCTGTGGAGACTGATCAATGCCCTGGGCATCAGCCACGTGGGTGAACGCAACGCCCAGGCGCTGGCGAGCGCGTTCGGCACCCTGGACGCCCTGCTGGCCGCCACGCCGGAGCAGATCGAGGCCGTGCCCGGGCTGGGCGGCGTGATCGCGCAGTCGGTGGCCGGCGCCCTGGCCGACCCGAGTATGCGTGACCTGATCGCCCGGCTGCGGGGGGCCGGGCTGAGCCCGGTGGAGGCGCTGACCGTGCGCGGGGAGCAGCTCAGGGGGCTGAACTTCGTCATCACCGGCAGCCTCTCGCGGCCCCGCGACGCCCTGAAGGCCGAGCTGGAGGCGGCGGGCGGGCGCGTGACCGGCAGCGTGACCGGCAAGACCTCCTACCTGATCGCGGGCGAGGACGCCGGCAGCAAGCTCGATCGCGCCCGTGAGCTGGAGGTGCCGGTGCTGGACGAGCCGGGCCTCTCGGCCCTACTGCGGGAACGCGGGGTCGGGGTGTCACAGGGGGAACCTTTGGCGGCCGACGCACCGGAAGAGGCGACCTCACCTCCAGTCTGAGCCCCGCACCGCCCGAAGCGCCTGTGAGCCGAAGACCGCTGTGCACGTGGCTTTCCGGCTCGTGGTGGGGCTGGAATCCCGTCTCCCGGACGGCCCGCAGCCGGCCCATCTGCGGGCCCATGCTCTAGACTGCTGAGCATTGGCGCGGCGAGATTCATCCGTGCTCGGAGGCATGAGGCATGGCAACCCCGGAAGTCGAAATCAGTAAACATGTCCTGCTGGACATCGCCAGCACCACCCTGGACGGCATTGAGGGTGCGGAGGTCGCGTCGGCGCCGCTCAAGGTGAACGACGTGCTCAGGCAGCAGGCCAACACCCGCCGCCCCCGCGCCCTGCGCGTCACCCGTGAGGGCCCGGACGTGCTGGTCGAGGTCGGCCTGAACGTGGAGTACGGCCAGAATCTGGTCGCCCTGGCGGAGCGGGCCCAGCGCGCCGTGCAGGAGAACATCGAACTCATGACCGGCCTGAAGGTCAGATCCGTGAACGTGACGGTGCAGGGTGTCTGTCTGCCGAAAGGGCCGGGCGCTTGAGCAGGGCCCTGCAGGGAAGGGCGGAGCACGCACAGGTGGGCGCATGACCCGCCGCCGCGAGCGCGCCCCCCGCCCGGTCGGCACCCGCCGCGCCGCGCGCGAGTTCGTGTTCCGCGCGCTGTTCGAGGCCGAACGCGGTGACCAGACGCTGGACGCCGCCTTCACCCGCGCCGAGGGCGCCATGCGGGAGGGCGACGACACTTTCGTGGCCCTGAGCGACGAGGCCCTGGTTTTCGCCCACGAACTGATGGCCAGCATGAAGCAGCACCAGGCCGAGATCGACGAGACGCTGCGCCGCACGATCCGCGGCTGGACCTTCGATCAGATGGCCCAGACGGATCTGAACATCCTGCGGCTGGCCACGCTGGAGATGATGTTCACGGCCGAGCCCCACCCGCCGGTGATCGAGAGCGCGGTGCGGATCGCGCGGAAATTCGGCGGCGAGGACAGCGGCAAGTTTGTGAACGGGGTGCTGGGGGGGCTGAGCCGCAGCCTGATGAGTGCGCCAGCTGCGCCCCCACCGTCCGGGGGCGAGGAGTGAGCCCAGCGCTGGCGACCCGCCTGAGCGGGCCACCGGCCGCCGAGGCCCTGCTGGCCCAGACCGCCCGGCGCGCCGCCGCGCTGGCCACGCCGCCGCATCTGGTC
It encodes:
- the ligA gene encoding NAD-dependent DNA ligase LigA, yielding MAPSDYDRYLALSREVAQHNRAYHELDAPLIPDAEYDALVREVRALEAGHPDWAGRAATELGGEEPGGVSPAQAVGGAPSTAFLPVTHPTPMTSLDNVFSDEELGEWREKLARSLNLPTDWDDFTFTGELKIDGLSVNLYYKGGELQWAATRGNGAVGELVTAQVLTVPGIPTTLPGHRGELEVRGEVYMSRADFAAYNAQAEELGTPLLKNPRNGAAGALRQKDPEVTRSRNLRAIFYQLGRRDGVPVSTQSGVLAWLGEQGFPVSAYSETLRGVGAAADYHARMIARRQSFEFDADGTVLKLDPLALQQEAGFTSRAPRWAIAYKFPVEEVETVLESISINVGRTGKLAPLAHLQPRLIEGSTVSRATLHNEDFIQGLDLHIGDTVVVRKSGGVIPQIMRVIVEKRPAGAQPYAFPTVCPECGHGAVRTEGDANTYCPNPACPSQQFERLRYFVSRGAMDVRGIGEKLIAQLLETGLARDAADLYGLTAEQLSNLERGGDKKAQNILGQLEASKTRPLWRLINALGISHVGERNAQALASAFGTLDALLAATPEQIEAVPGLGGVIAQSVAGALADPSMRDLIARLRGAGLSPVEALTVRGEQLRGLNFVITGSLSRPRDALKAELEAAGGRVTGSVTGKTSYLIAGEDAGSKLDRARELEVPVLDEPGLSALLRERGVGVSQGEPLAADAPEEATSPPV
- the nusB gene encoding transcription antitermination factor NusB, translating into MTRRRERAPRPVGTRRAAREFVFRALFEAERGDQTLDAAFTRAEGAMREGDDTFVALSDEALVFAHELMASMKQHQAEIDETLRRTIRGWTFDQMAQTDLNILRLATLEMMFTAEPHPPVIESAVRIARKFGGEDSGKFVNGVLGGLSRSLMSAPAAPPPSGGEE
- a CDS encoding DNA repair protein RecN; translation: MTRKARAPRPPQAAEPLPEAVLAPAAGPLLSRLEVRSLATIRELALDFSPGFSVFTGETGAGKSIIVDALGLLLGSRANTDLIRSGEEHLLVTGFWDEEAASRKVNAQGRSTARLDGEVVSVRELQDWAQARLTIHWQHSAVSLLSPANQRALLDKQLPEPLAAYAQAYRQWQEARARLDALRASERERARQLDLLQFQATELAEISPQAGEEEPLQADLTRLANLDTIAQGAAGALSLLADADDNALGYLSEAIRSLNAGARYDPTSAELQQELRAAQDSLQAVVGELRGVAEDSAPDGEELARVEARLSALSRLRAKYGPTLEDVLAFQEQVNAELAALTRDEQDAGSLDQEVERLLDTVARLGGALDRAREQRAGPLARQLIGVIRELGMPHARLEFRLSAAPEPTAHGLSDVTLHFTANPGEELAPLTEVASGGELSRVMLAISTVLGADTPAVVFDEVDAGIGGSAAVAVAEQLQRLARSRQVFVVTHLAQIAARADQHYRVVKSVADGRTVSRVERLNDEERLAEIARMLSGNTSDAAIQHARELLATAADDRRVDAV
- a CDS encoding protease complex subunit PrcB family protein; the encoded protein is MKRSVSSAAVLTAGLLSGCSMTGPGQLKVHEALLYGGTQERVVWVYGTLGGSSSSLRLGGQTVELRAQVSDPVAVPGTLSVNGKATYRLPTTAMGPKIAVTSSAAGTFDVRASDSSVAAVYYTDGARWTRLAGVNGRVGGQAVAGLDGAGNLNAAEATALSRALLGQGPLAVAVLAESNLPDAPLAVEPAAQEYLRTGLYILPNVVSLPVVPGAVVPSPGRPVPPKPAPAPVPTPPTPGARVNVTELASGTQASVQTFGVQLATTQAEASALYARAYGRQTGVPEAARVGSSTIVGVFLGQRATGGYGIRVLGASASGGVLTLTVQVRAPAPGAITTQALTSPWTLVRVDGAFTRVNVVDERGQPLPAGVPGGGDVR
- a CDS encoding DoxX family protein codes for the protein MKPQPELALAIIRIAVGVAFCWHGWQTLFTTGLQTVTRQFEATGVPLPLLTAPTTAVLELLGGLLLGLGLGARGLAGALALSTLLVGGTSALAGALPALRLELSALLLAGSLAVMVGGTGRPSVEGWRAASPSATRGSSAVRRRKG
- a CDS encoding Asp23/Gls24 family envelope stress response protein, which encodes MATPEVEISKHVLLDIASTTLDGIEGAEVASAPLKVNDVLRQQANTRRPRALRVTREGPDVLVEVGLNVEYGQNLVALAERAQRAVQENIELMTGLKVRSVNVTVQGVCLPKGPGA
- a CDS encoding BMP family lipoprotein → MKKFLTLALAMTTTLAAAQNLRVGMAYDAGGKFDKSFNQSAYEGSLRAKKNLGIEVKDFEPSDPSQVVQGIRGFANEGFDLTIGVGFANNASISQVAKENPDLFFGLIDDVSPQKNVASLTFSEQEGSYLVGYLAGMNSSTGVVGFVGGMDIPLIHKFEAGYTAGVKAANPKARVIAQYVGTTPEAWNNPGKAKEIAGSMRTRGADIIFAAAGASGNGVIDYVKQTQCLKAANLPSGVSFGSNNFASVAKSAKYKAACAGNTRPMFFIGVDSNQNYLGDTDGNAATLNHGMTSMLKRVDNAVYALINDVKADKFKGGQRTFGLKDGGVGYAVDQYNKALISSAQVVKVEAAKAKIISGAVKVPTK